CAAAGGGCCTCAAACAGATGGAAGACCCAAGGTTGCAAGTCTCCTGTGGGCCTTCTCCTCCCTTGAAATAAGCCCCTAGTTACTCAGGTCATATGTAAATCCCATGGTCATGTGATTGACACTGAAGATTTCCCATCTGTGATGAAAGCGGTAATTCAgaaagttttcaaagtaaaaagggACAACACCTACCTGCTTGGATAGCCCACTTGATGTcctttaatttgtgtttctgtcACATAGCACTGCACAGGCAGGACCTGCTCCAGGAGACAGAAGTGAGCAATTCCCGCGCTAATCCTAGTGCTCCTCTCAGGAGTCCCTCTACCCCTAAATGCGAGAGATGCCATTTAGCCCCATGATTAAACCCAGTCTCATTTTGGCCCCGAAGTTCCCATTCCTGCAGGAGTAGAGCCCAGTCACTTCCATTTGATTCTCATCAGGAGGTGTGGCTGGATTCTACCTCCTCATACAGACCAAGAGTTTTACCTGTGTCCCTTCTTTACAGGGCTGTTATTTCCAAGAAAGTAACTAAAACATGTGGAAAATAactcttcagttttctcctttacCCTGCCTATGCATGCGCTTGAGATGCTAACCCCTCCCTACTGCCACACTGGCAGGATCGAACCACTAAAAAGTGGTTTTGCTTCACTGAAAAGACGACTCACCACCTTGCTTTCTGGCTCTGTTTATCCTCTGGCTTTTGGACACATTTGCTGGCATTTCAGTGAGTCTTCATAACATCCCTTGAGAAGCTGGGACATATAAAGAGGGAATCTTCTATGACCTATAGTCCTGATTCTGACCCAAACCTGTGTCCTGGGAGAACAGTTACATTGGTTTGCTTTCAGGCGTTAGCCACAAGGTTCCTTTTTATACCTCGTCGTTGCTTCTGGGCCAGAGTAGCCAGCAAGGATGTCTTTAGTATCTAAGATAGAGGTCTCGTCCACAGTGCTTTAATACTGAAGAATAAACTACCGTTTCGATTTTCTTTCTGCACATCCCATCCCAACACCGCCACATTACTCACAAACTTTGATATAAGCAGCATTGTCAACGTGATGTAGAGAAAAGTTTCTCTCAAGTAACGAATTTTCATCTCGCACAGGTCATTTACAGGCACACGGACTCAGGAGAAGCACAGCTGAGTGTAAGAAACAGTAGATGAAATAGGGATTAACCACATCCTGCACTGAGTCTTCAGTGAGCTAGGGATCCATGTCCCCACCACTCTGCCCTCCACGTAAAGGTGCTGAGTTGTAAGGCTCCTTCACTATCATTATGGGGCTGGCACCTGCTATCCCTTGACACTACAAATACACTATTTTTCAAGAGGACTgagtatttttgtatgtttttgtctTCTATTTGTCCATTAAACACCAGAGTTCCTTGTATAAGATTCTCGACTTCTAAGCAGAACCCTTGGAGAATCAGACATTTCTTCATGGGCCATTATTCTCATGATATTTAGATACACCTATTTTTATCCTTTGCAAAACTTTcttcttgccttatttttctgtctgacaaGGACAGAAATTACAAGAAGTGGGGAAGATACTTTTAACATCCTTTTCAACAGATCTATGCCAGAATTTCCTTTGCACACCAAGAACTGGAGCTTGGAGCACCTCTTTTCTCCAAGCCAGATTCTAGTGCCTTACACTCCAGGACGCCACATGGTGGGTGGAGATGGGAAGGATGAGAGCAAAAGTCCCTTCAACAGCTGGGTGCGGGGGAGAAAGCTCTGCAGCTTGTTTCATTAAAGGCTTTTCTAGCAGCACAGTTAGTAACACTTTACTCTCTGGTCAACTCTTGGGATGTGTGAAAACACCTGTGATTAGCGTAAAGTGCTACAACccatttttgcatttataaatgtgCAGTTTAACTCAGCCCTGTTCCATCCCTGTATAGTGTCAGCATGTGGTCTTGAGGACACTCGAAGCACTTTGGTAAAAATGAGATCTTTCCGATGTGCCCTGGTGACAACAGGCACAGAAGGTGACCGAGCGTCTCTGCCCTCTGTGAATATGGTATTAACATTGTGCAGTGTTTCTATCAAGCCAAATGTCAATTCAGATTTTCTTCTCATATTACTAAGtttgtaaatgaataaacagacatTTTAACTACTCCTGCCATGTCTATTTATGAAATGTTCTACATCTGTAATAACCAGGTTCACGTATTTGCCACCACTGAGACAAAACACCATACATAAAACCATTTGTACCTCTTACCAGAGTGTaaaagagaatttggaaaaaggaggaaagatacAGCACTTAAAACTGTTACTCTCCAGGCAGGGGGGACGTGGCTGTGAGAAGAAATCCCCTGTTCCTCCTTCTGAAGTTACTATCTCTGGACTTGACATCCTATCTTACAACTTACAAGAAGCTAGCACTGGACTTAGCACCCATGTCTGTGTGGAAAGTGAACCGTGTGTGCACAACTGCTCACAGtggtaaaaaatataaacagtcaGTGACTTTTTAGTAAACCGAGTTTCCATCCAGAAATTTAGTCACTGGACTTGACTACCTATTTTCTGAACAACTACATCTGGGAATCCATAGAAAATGTGTCTTAAGAATCTCGTCAACTTCCCTTCTAAACTTAACTTTTTATGTCCAGTTTCATGAATAACCAACTTTGTTACGACTGAAGTAGTACAGAAGAACATCCCACAGGCTCCGAGGCTAACTCCAAAAGAGGACTTCCACCAGCGTTTTGTACAGTGACGTTTCTGGGCCTCCCATGGTGAGTACTTTGAAGGGGATACGACTGTCAATTACATGTGTCTTCCTCTCAGTATGCGCATACTGGATTAAGTACATTACAGGCCATACTGACAAGGAGTAGCTCCAGAAAGGAAGAAGCCCAGCAAGCTGAGTCTGAGTGAGAAGGACTTACTTTCCGGCTCCCCCGCCAAACGAAAGGCCAGCAGAGTTCATTCCCGCCAGGACAAAGTAGCCCTGCACTGAAGGAGACTCTCCCATGATGCACCTCATGTCCGGGGTGAAGGTCTCAGGGCAGTTCACCAACTTCACGATCTCCAGAGCCTCCAGTTCTGGCATCCGACGCAGGAGGGAACTCAGCAGGGGCTCTGAGAAACAGCAGCAAACCAAAACAGAGTCCCCAGCTTTAGGGAAGTCCCAAACGTTCCACCGCTTACGCTTCTCTACCTCCCTCCTtttagaaaattctcttggagagcTTTCCTGAGAAGAGCCAGCTTGGCCATTTATCAGAAGCAGAAACCGTGGTGGAATCGTGGGGCGTACCTACAAAGTGATCGACATAAACACagatggagaggaaagaaagatacTCTCTAGAGAGGAAAGGAGCTGAGGGAGAGCAGATGCCACCCGTGCCTAAAGAGGACAATCTCAAAGGGATCAGAACTCGAGGGAAAGCCCTTAAATGGCCCCCAAAGAGATCTGCAATAAAAGACAATGTCACCTAAGTTGGAACAGCAGCAAAAGACAGAGCCTCGGCCTGTTTTAAGGTAAGTCCACAGTCAGGGAATAAGCCAGTGGGACAGTGGTAACAGATGACACACCAGGCTGAAGCAGGCTGGTGGGTACATGGGGGTTTATACTGTTCTCCCcacttttaaaagtttgaaatttcCCCAAAATTAAGTTCTAAAGGGAAGGAGGGACACTCTTCATTCTAGTCCCTTTCATAGCTTTTGAATTTGGGACCATGTGACTATATGACctattcaataaattaaaattattttaaaattgagtagaAGAACGTATTAACGAAacaattctgctttttaaaattctcttcaatTTTATACGAAGTCCTATCAAAAGAAGGTTTCCTCCTAGCCTAAAATTTCAGCAGTGATGTTAGGTAAGTAAGAGAAGCCAAAAATCATTTAACCGAGATCCAAGATTTTTAGTTCCCTGAGGCTGTTCACCAGTAACTGCATCCTTAGACCAGACAAACTCTGTAGACTGCCCTCTGTAACCACCGAATGGTGTTGTTACAAAAATCAAATAAGGAACTAGGGAGGCATACCTCGGTTCAGTTCTAGACCACCTCAGTAAAGCGAATGTTGCAATATAGCGAGTCActgaattttctggtttcccactggatataatatgtaaatattatgtttacactctactgtagtgtattttttaatgtgtgtgtgacagcattatgcctaaaaaagCAATGCACAtaccttaaaaacaaatttaaaataaaattaaatactttactgctacactaatttgaaaagattcatgcaccccaatgccccaatgttcatagatgcattattacaatagccaagatgtgcaagcaactaaatgtccatagacagatgggTAAAATAAACgtggttttttatatatatatatataatggaatactactcagctgtaagaaaaaaatgaaattttgccatttgcaacatggatggacttggacgGTATTATGCTTGCttagtgaaatgagtcagagaaagacaaatactgtatgttatcacttatatgtggaatctaaaaaagaaaatgaactagtgaattaaataaaagagagagaaagaaagaagcagactcacagaatCAGAGGATAAACCAGCacttaccagtggggagaaggaaggaagagggggcaggagagaggcaggagatcAAGAGGAACAACTACCATGTACAAGATAAACAAGCTACAGACCTACATTGTACAGGACAgagaatagagccaatattttataataactgaaaatggactataacttaaaaattatgagtcattatgttgtacacctgaaacttatacaatattgtaCCTTAACTAGATCtcagaaaaactttttaaaaagtcaactcaTTCAGACTTCAGTGCATtattaaaacttctaaaaaaaaagtaaaaaaaaaaaaattgctaaaatgtGCTAACCAtgatctgagccttcagcaaatctttttttttgcaatagtaacaacAAAGATCACCGATCATAgattgtaacaaatataataataataaaaaagccacaattaccaaaatgtgagAGACACAAAGGGAGTAAATGGAAAATGGCACCAACAAGCTTGCTCAacacagagttgccacaaaccttcaatttattcAAGACGCAGTATCTGCGAAGAACAATAAAACGAGGTGTGCCTGCATTCCTGAAAACGCTTTAAAATATAAGGTCTTAGACAAATATATGGCATTCGTGTTACAACCTAGTTCACATACCAAAGTGATCCCAGTCTTCCTGTAGATTCTGAATCTCCAGCTGGTTCTTGCCCTCAGTGAAAATTGGTTTCGGGTTCTTCTCAAAGCCCCCAGACAAGATGCCACCCTGCCAGTTCCGAATATAAATTCTTCCGTCAGCGTCCACAATAGCTGAGGAAGAGAAATgacaagggggtggggagtaggaGAGAAGAAACAGGGTTTAGGGCCCAGCCAGCATTCCAGATGGACAGAAAAAGAAGCACAACAAAAACACCAATTATAGGCTTTATTAGCCACACAGCATCCAGTGAACACTGGCTCTCATCAGCTTGAAAATACCTTTCCCGGTCATGGGGGAGGATCCTCCCTCTCAGATTTACAGTGGAGACTTTCTCAGACTATGCCTAACCAGATCAGTTACCTAGAAGCTTTAACTAGGCCTCACAACCAACCAAACTACGTAACTGCCACTGTGCCACGTGAAAGCCTAACAGAAAGGGGGCTGCAGAGCCCACTCTAGGGACGAAGACCTCAAAGTGACATCAAACCCTCCCACGGCGCCGGGAGTCACTGAACAGCCCGAGTTTATAGCTCACCTATGACATCTCCACTATGTACAGCATTGAGACAAAAACTCTAGGTTACATTCCAAACATTCTCAATTTGGAATTACAGTTAActtgccaaaaaacaaacaaaattgctGAAGTGGGATGGCCAGAGTGGGCACTTTCATAAGGAGTCAGTTATTACAGGGAAGTTAGAATTGGGTCCCCCGCCCTGTAACATGCTCCAGAAAAGACAAGACTCTTTGGGCACAGTCTGTCCTTAGCAGAAAGCCTTCCTCTGCAGAGGACAGAACGGTGGCaaggaaacaagattaaaaacaaagtgCGAGTCCTCACTTGGTGCGTTGCTCTGCAGGGGGGTCTCCAGGGGGCGAGTCAGAAGGTAGAAGTGCTCGCAGGCATGTAACGGGATACTGACCGGCTCCTCGTTGGACAGACCCAGCTCGTATGCCCACTACAAACGGACAGATTGATTTGTGGGtggaagaggaacagagagaCAAGTGAGCAAGTTCAGCCGCTTGAGAAGAGTTTAATTTCAAGCAGCTAATGGGCACTCTCGCTACCATGTCAGCTGTGGGAAGCCAAGCTCCCGCCTGCTGTAGTTCAATTATCGGATGGGGAGCAACACTATACCCTTTAAAGCACAAAATTTACTCTTAGCTCAAAGGAAGACCGATTTACCAGCTGTAAAAGGAACTCGTGGGGAGCAAGCAAGGCCCTTTTAACAGAATGCCTGGCCTCAACTGCAAACCCCAGACACCAATCACAAAAGAACTTCACAGGTCAGAGAGTATTCCTAGGTCCCCTTAAGACTGTGGAGGGGGAGGCAAGGGGCCAGTCTGCCCCCAGACCAACAGCGGCGTAGTGTTTCGGAAACTGAATGCATGCTCCTGGCACGATAAAACCGCCTACTACTTATTTGCTGGGTGATAGGATGAAATGAATCACCAAAGAAAGACCAAACGCCAAGGGCTGATTTATGTCAAGATCAACCGTTTCCTGGCCTTCCGGACCAGGACAGCACCAGTCACcagggtggaggaaggaaaggtcaCTAGTGCTTCTATATGAGGAGTAAGTACAGGGTTCCGATTTGGAGTGtgagaattctgagttttcccGTCCACACAAGAAACAGTGTGGTCCCTGGCATCTGTTTATTCTGTCACAATACTAACCTTACGTCTCTACGCCAAAAAATCCTGGAGACAAGAGGTAAATAAGAAAATCAGTGACCCAGTATTGCTGCTAACCTACCTGACCAGCGCAGTTGACAAAATACTGGCACTGGATCTGTCCTTTATCTGTCTCCACACCAGTGACTTGACCTTTTCTGACCATAACATGAAGAATACTCGTCCGGTCATAGATCTGAACACCTGTGGAAAGGCAGACAAAGGGTTGGTGCGTCATCACCTACCGTGTCAGAACTCGGCACTTGCAGCAAATTCTCAACTCAAGAATCACTGAAAAGGCCAGGTCgatgctttcattttaaaaaccaaaaaactcctgGAACCTCATCCGGAGACTGTGGAAATGGGCCTTTCCCAAGACTGAAAAGGCCAGGCCAACTGAAAAGCCAACTTTAGTAAATAACCAAATCCCAGTAATCATAAAGGGGCAGGGGAGAAAAAGTTCAGTAGGGCATCTTAAATCCTCATCTACCTACATCACGAATCAGTTTATCCAAAGTGTGTAACACCCTGGGCACTGACTAGTTCTCCCCCTTATTCACTGCAACACTGGGATGTGATCCAAGCTGTCTGTGGATTAAATCCCCAAGGTGTGTTTCAACCTTGGAGCTTCTCAAGTCCcgtggggggggtggggaaatGCCCTTAAATCTGAAGTGCTTTAAGCAGTAACTAAAAGCAGTTCCTTGGAACTTTAGTAAGAAAACTGTGGCCctgagggaaaatatttattaacaggttattatagaaacacaaaattccTGCGAAGAGCTAAGAGCCAGTGTTCCCACATGGAAGCGGCTTGGAGCCCCTGCCTATCGTGAGGTGCTTTCTTAGACGACCTCTTCCTTCCTAACCCAAAGCCAGCTTACCATTTTGGGAGGCAGCACTTGCCAGGGCAAGAGCCACATCAGCGGAGGACACCACCGCATCCTCGGGAACATGCATGGCCCCCACCAGGTCGTGCACATTGAGGAGAGGGTGAAGTTCGGCCACTTTCTTGGGGGAGATGATCTCGGAAGGGATGCCTATGACACT
This region of Camelus ferus isolate YT-003-E chromosome 9, BCGSAC_Cfer_1.0, whole genome shotgun sequence genomic DNA includes:
- the LOC106731071 gene encoding pyruvate dehydrogenase phosphatase regulatory subunit, mitochondrial-like isoform X2 yields the protein MFHRLLSVVRRQRNSRGWQKWSSVRSGAFVAEAHSVALPAEAHVVICGGGIMGTSVAYHLSKMGWKDIVLLEQGRLAAGSTRFCAGILSTARHLTIEQKMADYSNKLYHQLEQETGIQTGYIRTGSIFLAQTQDRLISLKRVNSRLNVIGIPSEIISPKKVAELHPLLNVHDLVGAMHVPEDAVVSSADVALALASAASQNGVQIYDRTSILHVMVRKGQVTGVETDKGQIQCQYFVNCAGQWAYELGLSNEEPVSIPLHACEHFYLLTRPLETPLQSNAPTIVDADGRIYIRNWQGGILSGGFEKNPKPIFTEGKNQLEIQNLQEDWDHFDTAS
- the LOC106731071 gene encoding pyruvate dehydrogenase phosphatase regulatory subunit, mitochondrial-like isoform X1 → MFHRLLSVVRRQRNSRGWQKWSSVRSGAFVAEAHSVALPAEAHVVICGGGIMGTSVAYHLSKMGWKDIVLLEQGRLAAGSTRFCAGILSTARHLTIEQKMADYSNKLYHQLEQETGIQTGYIRTGSIFLAQTQDRLISLKRVNSRLNVIGIPSEIISPKKVAELHPLLNVHDLVGAMHVPEDAVVSSADVALALASAASQNGVQIYDRTSILHVMVRKGQVTGVETDKGQIQCQYFVNCAGQWAYELGLSNEEPVSIPLHACEHFYLLTRPLETPLQSNAPTIVDADGRIYIRNWQGGILSGGFEKNPKPIFTEGKNQLEIQNLQEDWDHFEPLLSSLLRRMPELEALEIVKLVNCPETFTPDMRCIMGESPSVQGYFVLAGMNSAGLSFGGGAGNCASPESVCL